In the Triticum aestivum cultivar Chinese Spring chromosome 2B, IWGSC CS RefSeq v2.1, whole genome shotgun sequence genome, ATAATTTTCTAATATAttgtttgatgtctactttttttcatacatgttatacatttttcgtatacatatAAACATTATTTTGTAAATGTTACACAATTTTGAaatacattttaaacatttttacaaattatgctctgaacattttttcaaatacatgctaAACAATCTTTCAATACGCATTCAAACATTCTTTTAGTGATAATGTTTTTCTGAACTATGCAATCTTTTCTTTATATTGTGCACTGAGTTTTATGAAAATGTCATGAACACATTTTTTGAAACTTGTGAGCTTTTTTTTAATGTAAGATGGACCTTTTTGATTTACATGATTTTTTAATGTATAAATATTTTTTCTGCGCACAATTAATTTTTTTCCGTACATATGATTAGCATTTTCTATCTTTTTTATtcacattgtacatttttcgtatacatgaaACACATTTTTATATACATTGCTACCATTTTCCAAATGCAAtatgaatatatttttaaatatatatattttATTGTAATATTTATATTTAGAATATTTTTGAGTAGAAACAAAGTGAAAGataaataaaaagcaaaaacaaaaatgtgAATAGAAAATAGAAGAATAAAATCAAACAGAAAAGGTAACATGACGTACGAGTCGAGCCGTGGCTACTGGATCGGCTCAATACGTGGCCCCGTAGTCGAGCCGTGGTAGGGCTGGCTGCACGCGGCGCATAGCCGTCCCTTCTTGAACGCCCCTCGAGCCCCCGCTGCGACATACTAGTGGGGATGCACTCGTGCATATGCAACGTGATAAATCGATGGGGACATCCCCTATTTTGCATGTTGGGCGTTGAATAAAAGCGTAAGCGGTCACATGGACACACTTGGGCGGGGCACAAATTGCTGGTTTGCCCCCTTTTTCATTTCTCATGTAGTACTAAATAATTTTTAGTTTGGTTTTTAAAAGTGAAAAAAGTAATTCTTTACTAAAGTGATAAATGTTCACACTGTGTGCCTATATGTAAATGAATAGTAAGAAATCAAATTCCATTTTTCTAATAAATCATGAGTTTTAAgaatgttcatgaaattttaaaatattcacaaAATTTAATATTTTTTCGCTTACTTTAAGAAATGTTAAATAATTTAGAAATTGTtgatgaattcaaaaaaaatcatgatggTCCTTTTAAATTTGTAGTAAAGTACATAAATGTCTACAAATTTAAAATGTCACAAAGTCTAAAATTATTCATGGAATGAAAATAAGGCACAtgtaaaaagaaaaaggaataaaaaaccaaaaggaagagaaaaaaagtaaaaatcTAGTCAAAAAAGATTTAGCGCCCGGTGCAGGGTGCGCGTAGCTCATAGTATAGCGAAATTTTGTTTACTTCATGATCGTGTAATGATCCCTATGAACTTTGCAAATGAATAAACTTGGAGCTATGTTCCCGGCCGAAAAAAAAACCCCGATGAAAGAAGGCACATTGGGCAAATTGGGCCTTACGGGCCTGTGGTTGGTATTAGTGTGTTAATGGCCCAACAATTATTAGTTTCCGTTCCTTATCTCAAAAGGATTCCCtgaattgtctcaaaaaaaaaaggatTCCCTGAAAAAAATCTCAAAAGAAGAAGGAAACGGCGACAGAGTACAAACGGGGGTATTTCAACTGTTCCCGAGTGGTTCGGCCTCCGCACCTCCGCATCCACCTCTCTCTCGCCAGACAGgggcagcgacgacgacgaggagcggcGCTTTTGGCGGTGTCCAGGTGACGGCCCTACCGCCGTCTTCCTGCTCCGAGCGTGACTTCACATCCCCTGCCGAGGTCACGACCAGCCTCCGGGCGGCGCAAGACCAGGCGTGGgtgcgccgccgccggatctgACCTCGCTAGGGCAGGGAAGGCATTCCAAGGTACAAGGTTCGCTCGCTGGTGGAGGTACGCCGGGTCGCCGTGGCCGTGAGCGCGTCCTCACGGGTCTGGCGCGGCGGGTGGCGGAGGGCGTTCGGGGAGCGGACCGCAGATGAGCTCACGGCGGCCTCCTTGCCGTCTTTTGCTGTGATTAGGTAACTTTTACCTTCTTAACCGCAAAAAGATTACGACTTTCCCCCTTTTTACCTGCGAAAAAGGATAAAAATCGATAATTTAGGGTGCCTTCCTGTGACTGCGAGCAGCGTTTTGATGGATTCTCCGTATTTTGTTACCAATTTCTCCAGTTCTGTGGCTCCAGTTTCTTGTAAAGATCTGAAATTTCAATGCGTCATGCAATCAGCCCACTCATTTTGGTGTGACTGTGAGCAGCGCTTTGATGAATTCTCTGTCTTTTGTTACCAATTTCTCCAGTTATGTAGCTGCAGTTTGTTGTAGAAATCTGAAATTTCAATGCGTCATGCATTCGGCTCACTCATTTTGGTGTAACTGATAAGAAATTCTAGCTGTGCAGCTCACACATGTTGCTTGCTATTTCTTTTTCCCGAAACAGGTTATTCCGGGGAGTTAGATTTCACTGCTGATTTTTTGTAACAAAAGAGCTCTTTCACGAGCTAGCGTTTCAGAAGGATGCTTCAAGCTTCCCATCAGTCCCCAGTAATGATGAGCGGCGCCTCGTTTGTTGTCTCGCGGGGTGTCTGTCGCCGCCGCCTAAGGTACCCTATGATTGCCAACTTCTGTTCTTTGATCAATCAGTCCGAGTAGTTTGTTATCAGTGATGCCACCCTTTCTTTGCAGTCATTCCCATGAAATGGAGGTGCAGCCAGAAGCCGTCAGGGACTGGTCCGAGCTGCCTCTTGATGTGCTTGCTTCGGTCTTTGCCAAACTCGGCGCAGTTGATATTCTCATGGGTGCAGGCCTAGTGTGCCACTCATGGCTCGAGGCGGCAAAAGTACCTAGTTTATGGCGATATGTCGACATGGAGCACCATGATGTCCTGCGAGGGAAGAAGAAAAAGAGACGCGATGTCTTGTGTGCAATGGCAAAAGCCGCCGTGGACCGCTCCAATGGGGAGCTCGAGGTGTTTGCAGGGAGCGAGTTTGTTACTGATCAGCTTCTCAAGTATATTGCAGAAAGGTACTCTTGTTTTAGTACAATATTTACGTCTAAATTCCAAATCTGACCACACAAACTAGTTGTTTTGTTCTTCTTTCAATCTAAAATCGGGTGGCCTCTTAATTTATTGGGTACCGCTCGCTGATTCGTTAACGGGTGTAGTGAAACTAGTTCGCATAGATGAGATTCGTTCAGGGATTTCTGAGTGAATGCAGTCAAACTAGTGGTTTGTATAGATGAGATCACACATACATGAGTACTTGATGTTTAGCTGTTGTAATCACATTATTTGCTCTCCATGCTTAGTTTTATACAGGAAATTATAAAGCCAAAAGTTGTAGCCTGTAGGTAGATCatctctactactccctccgttccaaaatagatgactcaactttatactaactttatacaaagttgagtcatctattttggaacggagggagtacatcttatAAATTGGAGTTAGTGGCAGTGGTGGTGAGTTCACACACCCACTCCATCCCAATCTCCCTCATCCATCTAGAACCCACCAGACCTCTCCAATTGGAAGGGGAAAAACCATATCTTGCAATAGTGCCCTCCACCGCTGCAGTTTTCACAAGTGCAATGTTGGCTGCTTTGTTGAGTTTTTTCTTCGCAGCGTTGCACGAGCATTGGTTGTTATCTACTACTAACCCAGTAAAACTAAATTATTATTTTTGATTCCGTAGCAAAGCTCGGGCGTTACGCTAGTTGCCAAAAAAGAGCACGTTGATTCTCGTTATGCCCTAATGCTACAACAATGTTATGATCTCCTTCTCTTTTTTCCGCAGATCGCCGTCTCTTAAGAGCCTCAGCCTTGACTATTGCAATGTCACCAACGAAGCATTCACTGAGCTGATAATCAAGCTTCCTCTGCTCGAAGAACTTCTTATTTCCCTATGTCCATTTGTTGATGGTGACGCATATGAGGTCACCAGCAGAGCATGTGTGCAGCTGAAGCGTCTCATGTTGCGGCAAGGGCCGTATGGGGGTATAAGAGATGGGGCACTTGGAATTGAGATGATGCACGAGCTGCGATACCTTACTCTCGTCAATAGTGATATCATGACAGAGGAGCTGGTTGCCATCATCGATGGCTGCCCTCACATGGAGCGCCTCTGCGTGCGCAACTGTAGCAACATCGTTGTGGATGGAACCCTGCGAGCGAAGTGTTCAAGGATCAAGACGCTGATTCTACCCCCTTTGCAGCATATGCAAAACGTGCGCTCCCGTTACATTTTTCACCCTGATGATAGCGTTTTCACTGACAAGTTTGACGATTGGAGATCTTCCTAAATGTGATGATTTGTCTCCAGCGGCTATCAATCTATCTATATATTGGTCTAGCATGGCTACTTTTGTCATTTGGGATATGGCATGAAGGGTTCAAGTGGCTATTCACATTGGTAATCTGTGATATTTATACTGCAGACCAAATGCGGAGGTAAACTCTGGTTTGTGGTGTTCTAAGAAGTTCCCAAGCTCGTGCATACAGTGTT is a window encoding:
- the LOC123044083 gene encoding putative F-box/LRR-repeat protein 23 — protein: MLQASHQSPVMMSGASFVVSRGVCRRRLSHSHEMEVQPEAVRDWSELPLDVLASVFAKLGAVDILMGAGLVCHSWLEAAKVPSLWRYVDMEHHDVLRGKKKKRRDVLCAMAKAAVDRSNGELEVFAGSEFVTDQLLKYIAERSPSLKSLSLDYCNVTNEAFTELIIKLPLLEELLISLCPFVDGDAYEVTSRACVQLKRLMLRQGPYGGIRDGALGIEMMHELRYLTLVNSDIMTEELVAIIDGCPHMERLCVRNCSNIVVDGTLRAKCSRIKTLILPPLQHMQNVRSRYIFHPDDSVFTDKFDDWRSS